Proteins from a genomic interval of Microbacterium phyllosphaerae:
- a CDS encoding extracellular solute-binding protein, which yields MKKRITRGAIAAVTVVTTGLALAACTPPSDDNGQLVAFGPQGDNGSLAENEFTQLLEKKFDIDFDWQTTTYDGSVAGEKRQVSLASGDYPDAYFLVPWVDAFSRSEILKYGQQGVLLPLEDLIDEYAPNLKERFEEKPDWEQSVTAPDGHIYAITQWTECYHCSYPSKLWMNTTWLDKLGLEQPTTTEELREVLRAFKNDDPNGNGRPDEVALSASASEPVINYFMNAFTYAPYGSPSSPPPMVLDGDKVTLSATTDGWRAGLQYISSLADEGLIDTASFTQNGEALRALGDNADGEILGAAAVLHPYEIVTADSPDGRDTHYDAVPPVKGPDGTQFATYRSPVSPLGMFALTNKSTEEERIQAIKVIDYLVTEEGDRLGAMGPEGEAWVPAVEGDVALDPELDPTFKPLTYDETSNASWRSMGQYWDSLEYRNSQVVPEDVYSPDGYERRLLNASQEYEPYAPDESMLFPVEKLWPDPDTSAELAELQTNIATYITQAQAEFVTGQRDIDDDATWDAYAADLEGLGLSRYLELQQALYDAL from the coding sequence ATGAAGAAACGCATCACACGAGGCGCGATCGCAGCGGTCACGGTCGTCACGACGGGGCTGGCGCTCGCCGCCTGCACGCCGCCCAGCGACGACAACGGACAGCTCGTCGCCTTCGGGCCGCAGGGTGACAACGGCTCGCTCGCCGAGAACGAGTTCACCCAGCTGCTCGAGAAGAAGTTCGACATCGACTTCGACTGGCAGACGACCACCTACGACGGCAGTGTCGCGGGTGAGAAGCGACAGGTGTCGCTCGCCAGCGGCGACTACCCCGACGCGTACTTCCTCGTGCCGTGGGTCGACGCCTTCTCTCGGAGTGAGATCCTGAAGTACGGGCAGCAGGGAGTGCTCCTGCCTCTCGAGGATCTCATCGACGAGTACGCGCCGAACCTGAAGGAGCGGTTCGAGGAGAAGCCCGACTGGGAGCAGTCGGTCACTGCCCCCGACGGGCACATCTACGCGATCACCCAGTGGACTGAGTGCTACCACTGCAGCTATCCGTCGAAGCTCTGGATGAACACGACCTGGCTCGACAAGCTCGGGCTCGAGCAGCCGACGACCACGGAAGAGCTGCGCGAGGTGCTGCGCGCCTTCAAGAACGACGATCCCAACGGCAACGGCCGCCCCGATGAGGTGGCGTTGAGCGCCTCGGCCTCGGAGCCCGTCATCAACTACTTCATGAACGCGTTCACCTACGCGCCGTACGGCTCGCCCTCGAGCCCGCCGCCCATGGTGCTCGACGGTGACAAGGTCACTCTGTCGGCGACGACCGACGGATGGCGTGCCGGCCTGCAGTACATCTCGTCTCTCGCCGACGAGGGCCTCATCGACACCGCGTCGTTCACTCAGAACGGGGAGGCGCTGCGGGCCCTCGGCGACAACGCCGACGGTGAGATCCTCGGTGCTGCGGCTGTTCTGCATCCGTACGAGATCGTGACCGCCGACTCTCCTGACGGCCGCGACACGCACTACGACGCGGTGCCCCCGGTCAAGGGGCCCGACGGCACGCAGTTCGCCACCTACCGCTCGCCGGTCAGCCCGCTGGGCATGTTCGCGCTGACGAACAAGTCGACCGAGGAGGAGCGCATCCAGGCCATCAAGGTGATCGACTACCTCGTGACAGAGGAAGGCGACCGTCTCGGAGCCATGGGGCCGGAGGGCGAGGCGTGGGTGCCTGCGGTCGAGGGCGACGTCGCGCTCGACCCCGAGCTCGACCCGACATTCAAGCCGCTCACGTACGACGAGACATCGAACGCCTCGTGGCGGTCGATGGGTCAGTACTGGGACTCGCTCGAGTACCGCAACTCGCAGGTCGTGCCGGAGGACGTGTACTCGCCGGACGGATATGAGCGTCGACTGCTCAACGCGTCACAGGAGTACGAGCCCTACGCTCCCGACGAGAGCATGCTCTTCCCCGTCGAGAAGCTGTGGCCCGACCCCGACACCTCGGCGGAGCTCGCCGAGCTGCAGACCAACATCGCGACCTACATCACGCAGGCGCAGGCGGAGTTCGTGACCGGTCAGCGCGACATCGATGACGACGCGACGTGGGATGCCTACGCCGCCGATCTCGAGGGCCTCGGGCTCTCTCGCTACCTCGAACTGCAGCAGGCTCTGTACGACGCGCTCTGA
- a CDS encoding acetylxylan esterase — MHGDLRAVDAATTQTEPDDFDAFWAETIAETRSLPLDLTVTPHATRLTQIDVFDVSFRGFGGTPIRAWLRIPHGATEPLPGLVQFFGYGNGRGHALRDLRWASAGYAHLVVDARGQGHGDTDDDHADGGPSAGGFLTRGIRSPQEYYYRRVYADAVRAIDALRSIDGVDPSRVGTVGASQGGGIALAIAGLVPDIAVAIVQAPFLCELDRAATLSTEHPYSLLTQYFADRRGDTAAALDTLRYFDGINHAKRATAPALLSTGLLDGIAPPETVLPAFTAYGGEKTVVIWPYNGHEAGGDLDEENALEFAAAHLAAGAPTRTAASSLR, encoded by the coding sequence GTGCACGGTGATCTCCGCGCCGTCGATGCGGCGACCACGCAGACCGAACCCGACGACTTCGACGCGTTCTGGGCCGAGACGATCGCTGAGACGAGAAGCCTTCCCCTCGATCTCACCGTCACACCGCATGCCACGCGACTCACCCAGATCGACGTCTTCGACGTGTCGTTCCGCGGGTTCGGCGGCACCCCGATCCGGGCATGGCTCCGCATCCCCCACGGCGCCACCGAGCCTCTCCCTGGACTCGTGCAGTTCTTCGGCTACGGCAACGGCAGAGGGCACGCGCTGCGGGACCTGCGATGGGCGTCCGCCGGCTACGCGCATCTCGTCGTCGACGCACGCGGACAGGGACACGGCGACACCGACGACGACCACGCCGATGGCGGTCCGTCCGCGGGAGGCTTCCTCACCCGCGGCATCCGCTCGCCCCAGGAGTACTACTACCGTCGCGTCTATGCCGACGCGGTGCGCGCCATCGACGCGCTGCGCAGCATCGACGGCGTCGATCCCTCTCGCGTCGGCACGGTCGGCGCCAGCCAGGGAGGCGGCATCGCCCTCGCGATCGCCGGGCTCGTGCCCGACATCGCGGTCGCGATCGTCCAGGCACCCTTCCTCTGCGAGCTCGACCGGGCGGCGACGCTCAGCACCGAGCATCCCTACTCGCTCCTCACGCAGTACTTCGCCGACCGGCGTGGCGACACCGCCGCCGCGCTCGACACGCTGCGCTACTTCGACGGCATCAATCACGCCAAGCGGGCCACCGCCCCTGCGCTGTTGAGCACCGGCCTGCTCGACGGCATCGCACCGCCGGAGACGGTGCTCCCGGCCTTCACGGCATACGGCGGCGAGAAGACGGTGGTGATCTGGCCCTACAACGGACACGAGGCCGGGGGCGACCTCGACGAGGAGAACGCGCTCGAGTTCGCGGCCGCGCACCTCGCGGCAGGCGCTCCGACGCGCACCGCAGCGAGTTCGCTACGATAG
- a CDS encoding carbohydrate ABC transporter permease, translated as MTTIDTEALLTQESDVARGRSRRPKRDPLLRGVKVKETKTDRVFIVAAYILLSVFLLVVLLPLLNIVASSFSSPQAVSSGRVLFWPVDFTFRGYAEALANPAILRGFGNSLFYTVVSTLISVLGTVAIAYPLSRAQLFGRKVITGGVVFTMLFSGGVIPMYLVVQSLGLLDTRWSMLLPNAIGVWQVIIAIVYFRSSVPDEVYEAAQLDGASELRILWTIVVPLAKPLLAVIALMYAIMQWNSYFDALLYLRNADLQPLQLVLRGLLILNDSGGGGDVAEQLRRRELADLLRYSTVVIATVPMLVAYPFVAKYFNKGIMVGAVKG; from the coding sequence GTGACCACGATCGATACCGAGGCCCTCCTCACCCAGGAGAGCGACGTCGCGAGGGGCAGGTCGCGTCGACCCAAGCGGGACCCGCTCCTGCGAGGTGTCAAGGTCAAAGAGACGAAGACCGACCGGGTCTTCATCGTCGCGGCCTACATCCTGCTCTCCGTCTTCCTGCTCGTGGTGCTGCTGCCGCTGCTCAACATCGTCGCCAGCTCGTTCTCGAGTCCGCAGGCCGTGTCGTCGGGGCGGGTGCTCTTCTGGCCGGTGGACTTCACCTTCCGCGGCTATGCCGAGGCTCTGGCCAACCCCGCGATCCTCCGCGGGTTCGGCAACTCGCTCTTCTACACGGTCGTCAGCACCCTCATCAGCGTGCTCGGCACGGTCGCGATCGCCTACCCCCTCTCACGGGCTCAGCTGTTCGGACGCAAGGTCATCACGGGTGGGGTCGTCTTCACGATGCTGTTCAGCGGCGGCGTCATCCCGATGTACCTCGTGGTGCAGTCGCTCGGGCTGCTCGACACCCGGTGGTCGATGCTGCTGCCCAACGCGATCGGCGTCTGGCAGGTGATCATCGCGATCGTCTACTTCCGATCGTCCGTGCCCGACGAGGTGTACGAGGCGGCCCAGCTCGACGGCGCGTCTGAACTCCGCATCCTCTGGACGATCGTCGTGCCGCTCGCGAAGCCGCTGCTCGCGGTGATCGCCCTGATGTACGCGATCATGCAGTGGAACTCGTACTTCGACGCGCTGCTCTACCTGCGCAACGCCGACCTGCAACCGCTCCAGCTCGTGTTGCGAGGCCTGCTGATCCTGAACGACTCGGGCGGTGGCGGCGATGTCGCCGAGCAACTGCGGCGCCGCGAGCTGGCGGATCTGCTGCGCTACTCGACCGTCGTCATCGCCACGGTGCCGATGCTCGTCGCCTATCCCTTCGTCGCGAAGTACTTCAACAAGGGGATCATGGTCGGCGCCGTCAAGGGCTGA
- a CDS encoding ABC transporter permease, with translation MKLSAEQALSEEVSTSRPPGATARRSTVRTRLTRSLRRYWQLYLLLLIPVIWFIVFRYVPMANAIIAFKNYNPIDGVWGSPWVGFDNFANLFRNPVFPRLVGNTFILAAYTLIASFPLPIILALALNEVRLRFFTRTVQLVTYAPYFISTVVVVSMTILLLSPRVGLLGRTLSFFGAGQVDLLADADFFRHIYVATDIWTTTGYSAVIYLAALASVDTSLYEAAKIDGASRLQKIWNVDIPALLPTASIILILGVGNIMAIGFEKAFLLQNALNLSTSEIIPTYVYKTGILNANFSLGATIGLFNAVVSLVLLLVVNTVSKRVTGNGLW, from the coding sequence ATGAAGCTCAGTGCTGAGCAAGCACTCTCCGAGGAGGTCTCGACGTCGAGGCCCCCCGGCGCCACCGCGCGTCGTTCCACCGTCCGAACCCGACTCACGCGCAGCCTGCGCCGCTATTGGCAGCTGTACCTGCTTCTGCTGATCCCGGTGATCTGGTTCATCGTGTTCCGGTACGTGCCGATGGCGAACGCCATCATCGCGTTCAAGAACTACAACCCGATCGACGGGGTATGGGGGAGCCCCTGGGTCGGATTCGACAACTTCGCGAATCTGTTCCGCAACCCGGTCTTCCCCCGGCTCGTCGGCAACACCTTCATCCTCGCCGCCTACACCCTGATCGCGAGCTTCCCGCTGCCGATCATCCTCGCGCTCGCGCTGAACGAGGTGCGGCTGCGCTTCTTCACCCGCACCGTGCAGCTCGTGACCTACGCGCCGTACTTCATCTCGACGGTCGTCGTCGTCTCCATGACGATCCTGCTGCTGTCGCCGCGCGTCGGTCTGCTCGGCCGGACGCTCAGCTTCTTCGGCGCCGGACAGGTCGACCTGCTGGCCGACGCGGACTTCTTCCGCCACATCTACGTCGCGACGGACATCTGGACGACGACCGGATACTCCGCCGTGATCTATCTCGCGGCCCTCGCCTCGGTCGACACCTCGCTCTACGAGGCCGCGAAGATCGACGGTGCCTCCCGGCTGCAGAAGATCTGGAACGTGGACATCCCCGCGCTGCTGCCGACCGCATCGATCATCCTCATCCTCGGGGTCGGCAACATCATGGCGATCGGGTTCGAGAAGGCCTTCCTCCTGCAGAACGCTCTGAACCTCTCGACATCCGAGATCATCCCGACGTACGTGTACAAGACGGGCATCCTCAACGCGAACTTCAGCCTCGGAGCGACCATCGGACTCTTCAACGCCGTGGTCAGCCTCGTGCTGCTGCTCGTGGTGAACACGGTGTCCAAGCGAGTGACGGGAAACGGACTGTGGTGA
- a CDS encoding ROK family transcriptional regulator: MDHDTASRTTLIRSASDAGSRVFETILTRSPISRIDIARQTGLSQAAVTKAVAPLVAAGLVDAPPASHRDGTPGRPVSPVSIVLESMVMLGVKVNVDEVIAVATDLATTVLTSTRRALPADDPHSVIDAISDVVAELEQNLGLGASAIAGIGVSVSGDVDSSTGVVRESNIMGWADVPLGDLLQSRFAWPVTIENDVHALTIGEHWFGIGLGTASFAIVTIGRGIGSGLHLNGEVVSGAFGVSGEIGHLPLADPALVCPCGRRGCVEAAASTGAIEAAVSAALGRPVAIDEAVALAHAGDPEAESAFREAARLIGTAIATLVNLTGPELVIIGGEGVSDFDLFEKTLRDAFENHAFGAAVRCRIVTRPHTFEDWARGAAATAIQSLVR; encoded by the coding sequence ATGGACCACGACACCGCCTCGCGCACCACCCTCATCCGCTCGGCGTCCGACGCCGGGTCGAGGGTCTTCGAGACGATCCTGACGCGCAGTCCCATCAGCCGCATCGACATCGCGAGACAGACGGGGCTGTCTCAGGCAGCGGTCACCAAGGCGGTCGCTCCTCTCGTGGCGGCGGGGCTGGTCGACGCTCCTCCCGCCTCGCATCGCGACGGCACCCCGGGGCGGCCGGTGAGCCCGGTGTCGATCGTCCTCGAGTCGATGGTGATGCTCGGCGTCAAGGTGAACGTCGACGAGGTCATCGCGGTCGCCACCGACCTCGCGACCACCGTGCTCACGAGCACGAGGCGGGCTCTGCCCGCCGACGATCCGCACTCCGTGATCGACGCCATCAGCGATGTCGTCGCCGAGCTCGAGCAGAACCTCGGCCTCGGCGCATCCGCGATCGCCGGCATCGGCGTCTCGGTGTCGGGCGACGTCGACAGCTCCACCGGAGTCGTGCGCGAATCGAACATCATGGGGTGGGCCGACGTCCCCCTCGGGGATCTGCTGCAGTCGCGATTCGCCTGGCCGGTGACCATCGAGAACGACGTGCATGCCCTCACGATCGGCGAGCACTGGTTCGGCATCGGCCTCGGCACCGCCTCATTCGCGATCGTGACGATCGGTCGGGGCATCGGCAGCGGCCTGCACCTCAACGGCGAGGTCGTGAGCGGCGCCTTCGGCGTCTCGGGCGAGATCGGCCATCTGCCGCTCGCCGACCCTGCTCTGGTCTGCCCCTGCGGCCGGCGCGGATGCGTCGAGGCAGCGGCGTCGACCGGAGCGATCGAAGCGGCGGTCTCGGCAGCGCTCGGTCGGCCCGTCGCGATCGACGAAGCCGTGGCGCTCGCGCACGCGGGTGATCCCGAGGCGGAATCGGCTTTCCGCGAAGCCGCCCGACTGATCGGCACGGCGATCGCGACTCTCGTGAATCTGACCGGACCCGAGCTCGTGATCATCGGCGGAGAGGGTGTGTCCGACTTCGATCTCTTCGAGAAGACGCTGCGCGACGCGTTCGAGAACCACGCGTTCGGGGCTGCCGTGCGCTGTCGAATCGTGACCCGCCCCCACACGTTCGAGGACTGGGCACGCGGCGCCGCCGCCACCGCCATCCAGTCGCTCGTGCGCTGA
- a CDS encoding glycosyl hydrolase family 95 catalytic domain-containing protein, with the protein MTDTLRLSWDAPATLWEEATPLGNGRIGAMAFGGPSGRYQLNDSTLWSGTPDGPARALENVRSRGAGPARLAEVRAALGSGDVRLAEELLMAFEGPYSQEFLPLADLHLRVEGAETDPDTPARVLDLDDAALTETLRIPGGRLTRRSWVSAPAQALIVDLVADVEFDATIELSTPLRGRVVDSSGALILDVQAPVDGAPLHEESVDPPLRYAEDDTEFDAYAAAAVVVNSDGEVRHSDGRIVVRKARRLLIALSTSSRAGSWWADADGDWRTASREAIRDRARERADAAAQRDTHDLLVEHVADRRRVTRARFAIGSRREGTWSVDRDVLHGSDPLLRATVAAEYGMYLLASSSRAGNPAANLQGIWNDQLQPAWSSNYTININTEMNYWAAPLLLDPDALEPLLALVERLASTGTATARELYGTRGWVAHHNSDVWGWSLPVGDGHGAASWAIWMMGGVWLTHNLWDAYEFGGDRDLLRERIWPVMRGAVEFCLDWLVADADGALLTSPSTAPENSYVAADGRPTALGLTATSDLSLIGALFERALIAIADLGLDDALEAEVREALAALTPLRIGSDGRLLEWSAEVEEHEPLHRHLSPVVGLYPLDTVTPERTPELFDGAVRLIDARGPGAMGWSWAWKIALRARARQGEVAASLLEEALTPFDGDATRHGPVDGSEWGGLLPNLFSTHPPFQIDGNLGFPAAIAEMLVQSHGGLVHLLPALPDSWVRGDVQGIAVRPGLVLDLSWSDGRVTGATLHNPGSERRTVIVRIADRETSVDAAAGATVDVALPSTAGSAALPQEGRSAR; encoded by the coding sequence ATGACCGACACACTGCGCCTCAGCTGGGACGCCCCCGCGACACTGTGGGAGGAGGCGACCCCTCTCGGCAACGGCCGCATCGGCGCGATGGCGTTCGGCGGACCGAGCGGCCGATATCAGCTCAACGATTCGACGCTGTGGTCAGGCACCCCCGACGGGCCGGCCAGGGCGCTGGAGAACGTGCGCTCACGCGGCGCGGGCCCCGCTCGCCTCGCGGAGGTGCGCGCTGCGCTCGGCTCCGGCGACGTACGGCTCGCTGAAGAGCTCCTGATGGCCTTCGAGGGCCCGTACTCGCAGGAGTTCCTTCCGCTCGCAGATCTGCACCTGCGAGTCGAGGGCGCCGAGACCGATCCTGACACCCCCGCGAGAGTCCTCGACCTCGATGACGCGGCTCTGACCGAAACCCTCCGCATCCCCGGCGGTCGCCTTACTCGCCGCTCGTGGGTGTCGGCACCCGCGCAGGCGCTGATCGTCGATCTCGTCGCTGATGTCGAGTTCGACGCGACGATCGAGCTGTCCACTCCCCTGCGCGGTCGAGTCGTCGACTCCTCCGGCGCGCTGATCCTCGACGTGCAGGCCCCTGTCGACGGAGCGCCGCTGCACGAGGAGTCGGTCGATCCACCGCTGCGCTATGCGGAGGACGACACGGAGTTCGACGCCTATGCTGCCGCAGCGGTCGTCGTGAACTCGGACGGCGAGGTACGACACTCCGACGGTCGCATCGTCGTCCGCAAGGCCCGTCGCCTGCTGATCGCCCTGTCCACATCGTCGCGCGCCGGGTCGTGGTGGGCCGACGCCGACGGGGACTGGCGGACCGCCTCACGAGAGGCGATCCGGGATCGCGCACGAGAGAGGGCGGATGCCGCGGCTCAGCGCGACACCCACGACCTCCTCGTCGAGCACGTCGCCGATCGGCGACGCGTCACCCGCGCGCGATTCGCGATCGGCAGTCGACGTGAGGGCACCTGGAGCGTGGACAGGGATGTGCTCCACGGATCCGATCCGCTGCTGCGCGCGACGGTCGCCGCCGAGTACGGCATGTATCTTCTGGCGTCGAGTTCACGAGCCGGCAACCCCGCCGCGAATCTGCAGGGCATCTGGAACGACCAGTTGCAGCCGGCATGGTCGTCGAACTACACGATCAACATCAACACCGAGATGAACTACTGGGCCGCGCCGCTCCTGCTCGACCCAGACGCGCTCGAACCGCTGCTCGCCCTCGTCGAGCGCCTCGCGAGCACCGGCACCGCCACCGCCCGAGAGCTCTACGGGACCCGCGGATGGGTCGCGCATCACAACAGCGACGTCTGGGGCTGGAGTCTTCCGGTCGGTGACGGCCACGGAGCCGCGAGCTGGGCGATCTGGATGATGGGCGGCGTCTGGCTCACGCACAATCTGTGGGACGCGTACGAATTCGGAGGGGACCGAGACCTCCTGCGCGAGCGGATCTGGCCCGTCATGCGCGGAGCCGTGGAGTTCTGCCTCGACTGGCTCGTCGCGGATGCCGACGGCGCACTCCTCACCTCTCCCTCCACCGCACCGGAGAACTCCTACGTCGCCGCCGACGGTCGGCCCACCGCCCTCGGCCTGACCGCGACGTCGGATCTCAGTCTCATCGGCGCCCTCTTCGAGCGCGCACTCATCGCGATCGCCGACCTCGGACTCGACGACGCACTGGAGGCCGAGGTGCGCGAGGCACTGGCGGCGCTGACTCCGCTGCGGATCGGCTCGGACGGCAGACTGCTGGAGTGGTCGGCCGAGGTCGAGGAGCACGAACCGCTCCACCGCCACCTCTCCCCCGTCGTCGGCCTGTATCCCCTCGACACCGTGACCCCCGAGCGCACCCCCGAGCTGTTCGACGGGGCAGTCCGTCTGATCGACGCACGGGGCCCCGGTGCCATGGGCTGGTCCTGGGCCTGGAAGATCGCCCTCCGCGCGCGCGCTCGTCAGGGTGAGGTCGCCGCGTCGCTCCTCGAAGAGGCGCTGACGCCGTTCGACGGCGACGCCACTCGCCACGGCCCGGTCGACGGCTCGGAATGGGGAGGCCTCCTCCCCAACCTGTTCAGCACGCATCCGCCCTTCCAGATCGACGGAAACCTGGGATTCCCCGCCGCGATCGCCGAGATGCTCGTGCAGAGCCACGGCGGCCTCGTGCATCTGCTTCCCGCACTTCCCGATTCGTGGGTCCGCGGCGACGTGCAGGGCATCGCGGTGCGCCCCGGCCTCGTCCTCGATCTCTCGTGGAGCGATGGGCGGGTGACAGGCGCGACCCTGCACAATCCTGGCTCCGAGCGTCGGACGGTGATCGTCAGGATCGCAGACCGCGAGACCTCGGTCGACGCGGCGGCCGGCGCGACCGTCGATGTCGCGCTGCCGTCCACCGCAGGTTCGGCCGCTCTGCCGCAGGAGGGACGCAGTGCACGGTGA
- a CDS encoding alpha-galactosidase yields the protein MTSRADTVVALRAAGVSFVLEIGQPIPRILHWGADLGASTPTTASALLLTAGPAQLNNSPDVPRTFSALPTEYEGWSGTPALAGHAQGRATTPRPRLSRHDVEIDGVRGGGSIELEFEDALAGLRTTLRYRLDEHGVLAVDTSVVRDARLSPRLGSTAYTVDSVLALIPLPERATEILDFTGKWCRERSPQRTPFGFGTHLRAAHRGKPGHDSPFLLAAGTAGFGFGHGEVWAVHLAWSGEQRYLAERLTEGAGAFSSIIGAGEELHPGEIILEDGDRYDSPTALFIWSDHGLDAISDRLHRRLRSRASHPRSPRPLVLNTWEAVYFDHDLARLTALVERAAAVGVERIVLDDGWFRGRREADAGLGDWYVDEGVWPQGLAPLVDIVRAHGMEFGLWFEPEMINLDSDLARAHPDWVLGPAEGLGPESRSQHVLDIARPEAYEYLLERIDALVSEHSIDYLKWDHNRDLLEAVSRETDGDRPSVHRQTQALYRLLDELRLRHRALEIETCSGGGGRIDLGILDRTDRVWASDCNDPVERIQIERWTRSLVPPELIGSHLGAARSHTTARTTDLSFRLIAALTAHAGIEQDLTAVDDAELAVIARWAGLYREFRGLLHSGRVVNADLSDQATALAGVVAHDGSEALFTWSRFATSAGGQSGRVRFPGLDAEAVYSVRIREDLGAASRHQGNDPAWVADAVTGSIELPGSVLVGAGLPLPTLNPQQAMLIEIRRSDT from the coding sequence ATGACTTCCCGTGCCGACACCGTTGTCGCACTCCGCGCCGCAGGCGTCTCCTTCGTCCTCGAGATCGGTCAGCCGATCCCCCGCATCCTGCACTGGGGCGCCGATCTCGGCGCATCCACGCCGACCACGGCATCCGCGCTCCTGCTGACCGCCGGCCCTGCGCAGCTGAACAACTCCCCCGATGTGCCGCGCACCTTCTCCGCGCTGCCCACCGAGTACGAGGGGTGGTCGGGTACGCCCGCGCTGGCCGGTCACGCTCAGGGGCGTGCCACCACGCCGCGGCCGCGCCTCAGCCGTCACGACGTCGAGATCGACGGTGTGCGCGGCGGAGGCAGCATCGAGCTGGAGTTCGAGGACGCACTCGCCGGACTCCGCACGACTCTCCGCTACCGCCTCGACGAGCACGGAGTCCTGGCCGTCGACACATCCGTCGTACGAGACGCGCGCCTCAGCCCCCGGCTCGGCTCGACCGCCTACACGGTGGACTCCGTGCTCGCACTGATCCCGCTGCCGGAGCGCGCGACGGAGATCCTCGACTTCACCGGCAAATGGTGCCGCGAGCGCTCCCCGCAGCGGACGCCGTTCGGATTCGGGACCCACCTGCGCGCGGCTCACCGCGGCAAGCCCGGCCATGACTCCCCGTTCCTGCTCGCCGCAGGCACCGCAGGATTCGGGTTCGGTCATGGCGAGGTCTGGGCCGTCCACCTGGCGTGGAGTGGAGAGCAGCGCTACCTCGCCGAGCGCCTCACCGAAGGTGCGGGCGCGTTCAGCTCGATCATCGGCGCCGGAGAGGAACTGCACCCGGGCGAGATCATCCTCGAAGACGGCGATCGCTACGACTCACCGACCGCACTCTTCATCTGGTCGGATCACGGCCTCGACGCGATCAGCGACCGGCTGCACCGACGGCTGCGCTCGCGGGCGTCGCACCCGCGCTCCCCTCGGCCCCTCGTTCTCAACACGTGGGAGGCCGTCTACTTCGATCATGACCTTGCACGCCTCACCGCGCTGGTCGAGCGCGCCGCCGCGGTGGGCGTCGAGCGCATCGTGCTGGACGACGGCTGGTTCCGCGGTCGCCGTGAAGCGGATGCCGGGCTCGGCGACTGGTACGTCGACGAGGGCGTGTGGCCGCAGGGGCTCGCGCCCCTTGTCGACATCGTGCGCGCCCACGGAATGGAGTTCGGCCTCTGGTTCGAACCCGAGATGATCAATCTCGACTCCGACCTCGCCCGTGCGCACCCCGACTGGGTCCTCGGCCCCGCCGAGGGGCTGGGCCCCGAATCGAGGTCACAGCACGTCCTCGACATCGCCCGCCCCGAGGCCTACGAGTACCTGCTCGAACGGATCGACGCCCTCGTCAGCGAGCATTCGATCGACTACCTGAAATGGGACCACAATCGCGATCTCCTCGAGGCTGTGAGTCGGGAAACGGATGGCGACCGCCCGAGCGTGCACCGGCAGACTCAGGCGCTGTACCGGCTGCTCGACGAACTCCGCCTGCGGCATCGGGCGCTCGAGATCGAGACGTGCTCGGGCGGCGGCGGCCGCATCGATCTGGGCATCCTCGATCGCACCGACCGCGTGTGGGCGTCGGACTGCAACGACCCCGTCGAACGGATCCAGATCGAACGCTGGACCCGCAGCCTCGTTCCGCCGGAGCTGATCGGCTCGCACCTGGGCGCCGCCCGGTCGCACACGACCGCCCGGACGACAGATCTGTCGTTCCGTCTGATCGCCGCCCTGACGGCGCACGCCGGGATCGAGCAGGATCTCACCGCGGTCGACGACGCAGAGCTCGCCGTGATCGCCCGCTGGGCCGGCCTGTACCGCGAGTTCCGCGGACTGCTGCACAGCGGGCGGGTCGTCAATGCTGATCTCTCGGACCAGGCGACAGCACTCGCCGGGGTCGTGGCGCACGACGGCTCCGAAGCACTGTTCACCTGGAGCCGGTTCGCGACCTCCGCCGGCGGGCAGTCCGGACGCGTGCGGTTCCCCGGGCTCGACGCCGAAGCGGTGTACAGCGTCAGGATCCGTGAAGACCTCGGTGCCGCGAGTCGCCACCAGGGCAACGACCCGGCATGGGTGGCGGATGCGGTGACCGGCTCGATCGAACTTCCGGGGAGCGTGCTGGTCGGCGCGGGACTGCCCCTGCCGACCCTCAACCCCCAGCAGGCGATGCTGATCGAGATCCGGCGCTCCGACACCTGA